The following is a genomic window from Dehalogenimonas sp. 4OHTPN.
CATGGCTGCCTACCTATCGGGCGATGATACACTGATCGCCCACCTGCGGCAGCACCCCTCGGCGGTTCAGTCTGCTTTAAACGCGCTCGCGGAAACCTCAGCCCGTTTCGCCCGGGCTTGTATCGAATTGGGCGCCGACGGGATTTTCTTTTCGGCGCGGTTTGCCAGTCACGAATTGTTGAACGCCGCAGAATACCGGCGTTTCGGGCGCCCTGCCGATCTAAAAGTATTGGCTGCCGCTTCAAAGGGCTGGTTTAACGTTCTGCACCTGCACGGTCCGCATCCGATGGTGCAGGAATTATCAGACTATCCGGTTCAGGCGCTGAACTGGCATGACCACACTTCAGATATCAATGTAAAGCGTGCCGCCGGTTGTTTCGCCGGCGCTCTGATGGGCGGCATTGAGCAGGCCTTGCTGGCGCAGGGAACGCCGGATCAGGTAGCCGCCCAGGGCCGCGAAGCCATCGCCGCCATGAATGGACGCCGGCTGATTTTGACCCCGGGATGCACTTATTCGCTGGCCGTACCGGAAGCCAACCTGATGTCGGTGCGCAGAGCGGTTGAACAGCGGCCGGAATCATTAGCCGGATCAGCATAAAGGCTTCTTCGCAGGCAAACCGCTGCGGCGGGGATATTCAGGAGGCGTGGGCGATGATTTTCCCACAACAACCAGTTTACGTTCTCCGCCCAGAATTTGTGCATCGATTTCGACAATCTGGCACGAATCACCCCCTAATATACGAAGAGCCGGGCCGGCGGCATCAATTTCCGCGGTGATAACCCCCTTCTTCCAGGCTAAAAAGCGGCCGTTCAGGGCGCAAAACGGCAGGCATAACTCGTAGAGTACATTCAAAGGAGCCAGCGCTCTGGCGACTACCAGGTTATAGCGCTCGCGATGTTCGGTCTGACAGGCGGCGTCCTCAGCCCGGGCGTTTATTATCGCGACGTTCTCGAGTTGAAGCTGCGCGGCGGTCTCCGTCAGGAAAACAGCTTTCTTCCCGGTCGCCTCGAGCAGTGTTAGTTCAATTTCCGGGAAGGCAATCTTCAGCGGAATGCCCGGGAAACCTGCCCCGGTGCCGACATCGATGACCCGCCGACCTTTAAGGCTGATGCCTGCCGCCGCAATCGAAAGGGAATCTAAAAAATGAATTGATTGGACGGCTTCATATTCGATCACGCTGGTGAGGTTGATCCGGCTGTTCCATTCCGTCAGCAGTTGAAAATATCTTTCGAATTGCTCCAATTGGCCTTCTGTCAGTTCGATGCCAAACCTGGAAGCGCCCTGTTTGAGAATGGACAGATTCATCGGCGGATTATAGCATTTTTGGCCACTTTGAAGCCGTTGTGTTATGCTAATGACACCAGACCGCTAGGGGTGCGCAAAGCTGAGAGTCCTTCAGCTGAAGGACAACCCTGGCACCTGAACTCGATAATCCGAGCGTAGGGAAGGCGGTATAATGATGACAACTCAATTGCTGCGCGCCAGGGACGGCGTTATCACCCCTCAAATGGCGGCAGTCGCCGCCGCGGAAAATGTCACCGCTGAGGAAATCAGGGAAAGTATCGCTTCCGGTGTTGTGGTCATCCCGGCTAACAACGGGCATGCCAACCTCCAGCCGCGGGGGATCGGCCGGGGCCTAAGAACGAAAGTCAATGCCAACATCGGCACTTCCCCTGATTGCGCCGACGTTCAAATAGAGCTGGACAAGCTGGCAGCGGTGCTTCAGGCCGGCGCTGACGCTGTTATGGATCTTTCG
Proteins encoded in this region:
- a CDS encoding uroporphyrinogen decarboxylase family protein; amino-acid sequence: MMTKRDRIKASIEGKAVDRSPVGFWRHWPGDDQSPGSLAGVALAFQRRYDLDFIKLPVSSVYCVEDYGITHAYKGSIMGDREYLSRVIVNAGDWLKLEPLDINRGTYGWHLEALKSLIRDNDENTPVIVTMFHPLAMAAYLSGDDTLIAHLRQHPSAVQSALNALAETSARFARACIELGADGIFFSARFASHELLNAAEYRRFGRPADLKVLAAASKGWFNVLHLHGPHPMVQELSDYPVQALNWHDHTSDINVKRAAGCFAGALMGGIEQALLAQGTPDQVAAQGREAIAAMNGRRLILTPGCTYSLAVPEANLMSVRRAVEQRPESLAGSA
- the rsmG gene encoding 16S rRNA (guanine(527)-N(7))-methyltransferase RsmG, with the protein product MNLSILKQGASRFGIELTEGQLEQFERYFQLLTEWNSRINLTSVIEYEAVQSIHFLDSLSIAAAGISLKGRRVIDVGTGAGFPGIPLKIAFPEIELTLLEATGKKAVFLTETAAQLQLENVAIINARAEDAACQTEHRERYNLVVARALAPLNVLYELCLPFCALNGRFLAWKKGVITAEIDAAGPALRILGGDSCQIVEIDAQILGGERKLVVVGKSSPTPPEYPRRSGLPAKKPLC